One segment of Leptospirillum ferrooxidans C2-3 DNA contains the following:
- a CDS encoding RNA-guided endonuclease InsQ/TnpB family protein has product MKKTLKVKLAPTKEQAKSLLETIETFNDACNWISRKSFEAGTPHQMKLHHLVYFEARERFPALTSQMIVRAIAKVSDSYRTEKKTLHFFKKQSAMEYDKRLLSFKSLSHASLATIHGRITVPLIFGHYAPLDRNKMLGQADLTTSGGKFFLNLVIDVPDGTPYDPEECLGVDMGIVNLSTDSDGESFSGEGVDHVREKIHTLKKALQEKGTKNAKRHLKKVSGKEARFKKDTNHCLSKKIVSKAKGTGRGIALEDLKGFNSRTMVGKSQKERFGKWAFDQLRRFITYKAVLEGVPVVVVDPRNTSRTCSVCGHCEKDNRKSQEHFSCLICKHTEHADINAARNIRFKAAINRPIAV; this is encoded by the coding sequence ATGAAAAAAACATTGAAGGTCAAACTGGCCCCGACCAAAGAACAGGCCAAGTCTCTTCTGGAGACGATCGAGACGTTCAACGACGCCTGCAACTGGATTTCCAGAAAGTCCTTCGAGGCAGGAACACCGCACCAGATGAAACTCCACCATCTGGTCTATTTTGAAGCGAGGGAGAGGTTTCCCGCCCTCACCTCCCAGATGATCGTCCGGGCGATTGCCAAGGTCTCCGACAGCTACAGGACGGAGAAGAAAACGCTCCACTTTTTCAAGAAACAATCGGCCATGGAGTATGACAAGCGTCTTCTGTCTTTCAAGTCCCTGTCCCATGCTTCTCTTGCGACCATCCACGGACGGATCACCGTTCCGTTGATCTTCGGCCACTACGCTCCGCTCGACCGGAACAAGATGCTCGGACAGGCGGATCTCACCACCTCCGGCGGGAAATTCTTCCTGAATCTCGTGATCGATGTTCCGGACGGAACACCCTATGACCCCGAAGAGTGTCTCGGAGTCGATATGGGCATTGTGAATCTCTCCACCGACTCCGATGGAGAATCGTTCTCCGGAGAAGGAGTGGATCATGTCCGGGAAAAGATCCACACCCTGAAAAAAGCGCTTCAGGAGAAAGGAACGAAGAATGCCAAACGCCACCTGAAAAAAGTGTCTGGCAAAGAAGCGCGATTCAAGAAAGACACGAATCACTGTCTTTCGAAAAAGATCGTTTCCAAGGCAAAAGGCACCGGACGAGGTATCGCCCTTGAGGATCTCAAGGGATTCAACAGCCGGACAATGGTTGGAAAGAGCCAAAAGGAACGATTCGGAAAATGGGCGTTTGACCAGTTGAGACGCTTTATCACCTACAAGGCTGTTCTGGAAGGCGTTCCCGTGGTGGTCGTCGATCCACGAAACACCTCCCGCACATGCTCTGTTTGTGGACATTGCGAAAAAGACAACCGAAAGTCTCAAGAACATTTCTCCTGTTTGATCTGTAAACACACCGAACATGCGGACATCAATGCCGCACGGAACATTCGCTTCAAGGCCGCAATCAATCGGCCTATCGCAGTCTGA
- a CDS encoding thiamine pyrophosphate-binding protein: MSRTVSDRIVEFLAEMGVRQIFGIPGDTIDSLMESLRIQSSVHFVVMRHEEAGAFAASAQAKLSGKLAVCVGCQGPGAIHLLNGLYDAALDHVPVLAITGQIPRDEIGTGRPQEIDQLRLFGDVAVYNQEVRSPENLEAVLSQAVRKALVLRGVAHLSIPSDVMRLPAPPRPPEITKDHFAHRSILHPPLSEILRAGEILDRASRVTILYGEGVRRAEAPLLDLSWRLGAPLVHTTRSKDILPSLHPSVMGGIGLMGSRSANHAVQNSDALLVVGSDFAFREYYPERVPIVQVEIDPSRIGRRVPVEVGLLGEAREVLPALTEQVHKRTDASFLDRMRTEREKEREGYQRSKQDGLLHPGELTRMIGDRAPDDTIFLFDAGTVTVWGNNCLNIRGSQRFLWSSNLGSLGFALPAAIGAKFAYRERPVVAMTGDGGFGMLLGDLATAVRYSLPMVIVVYNNGSYQFIEYEEEAEGNPVFGTKLTNPDFVALSRAFGGDGASVRSMEDVPAALEAAFASKVPFVIDAFVNPNELYIPPLLTSHMVLEFARSQIRSFFGKPSEAEG; this comes from the coding sequence TTGTCCAGGACTGTGAGCGACCGCATCGTCGAGTTTCTGGCGGAAATGGGCGTTCGCCAGATTTTCGGCATTCCGGGTGACACCATCGACTCCTTGATGGAATCTCTCCGTATACAGAGTTCGGTTCATTTTGTGGTCATGCGCCATGAGGAGGCGGGGGCCTTTGCGGCGAGTGCCCAGGCGAAGCTTTCCGGGAAGCTTGCTGTCTGCGTCGGCTGTCAGGGGCCGGGAGCGATCCATCTGTTAAATGGTCTTTACGATGCCGCTCTGGATCATGTTCCTGTTCTTGCCATCACCGGCCAGATTCCACGTGATGAGATCGGAACCGGGCGCCCTCAGGAGATCGACCAGCTTCGCCTGTTTGGAGATGTGGCGGTCTACAATCAGGAGGTCCGCTCTCCTGAAAACCTTGAGGCTGTTTTGTCCCAGGCGGTAAGGAAGGCTCTTGTGTTGCGGGGGGTGGCGCATCTCTCGATTCCGTCGGACGTCATGCGACTCCCCGCTCCGCCGCGTCCCCCCGAAATCACAAAAGACCATTTTGCCCACCGCTCGATCCTCCACCCTCCCCTTTCTGAGATTCTGAGGGCGGGAGAGATTCTGGATCGGGCATCACGCGTTACGATCCTTTATGGAGAGGGGGTCCGAAGGGCCGAGGCGCCTCTTCTCGATCTGTCGTGGCGGCTGGGAGCCCCGCTCGTTCACACCACCCGGTCGAAAGATATTCTTCCTTCCCTCCACCCTTCTGTCATGGGGGGAATCGGACTGATGGGCTCAAGATCGGCGAACCACGCTGTCCAGAACTCCGATGCCCTTCTGGTGGTCGGATCGGATTTCGCTTTCCGGGAGTATTACCCGGAGAGGGTTCCGATTGTTCAGGTCGAGATCGACCCATCCCGGATCGGTCGTCGGGTTCCGGTTGAGGTGGGGCTTCTGGGAGAGGCCCGTGAGGTTCTTCCGGCCCTGACGGAACAGGTCCATAAGCGAACGGACGCTTCTTTTCTCGACCGGATGAGAACAGAACGGGAAAAGGAAAGAGAGGGATACCAGCGAAGCAAACAGGACGGTCTTCTTCATCCGGGGGAGCTCACCCGGATGATCGGGGATCGGGCTCCGGATGACACGATTTTTCTGTTCGATGCGGGAACGGTAACGGTCTGGGGGAATAACTGCCTCAATATCCGGGGATCGCAGAGATTTCTCTGGTCATCGAATCTCGGGTCATTGGGATTTGCCCTTCCGGCGGCCATCGGGGCCAAGTTTGCCTACCGGGAGCGGCCGGTTGTGGCCATGACGGGAGACGGGGGATTCGGGATGCTTCTTGGGGATCTTGCAACCGCTGTCCGATATTCTCTTCCAATGGTGATCGTGGTCTATAACAACGGTTCCTATCAGTTCATTGAATATGAAGAGGAGGCCGAAGGGAATCCCGTGTTCGGAACCAAGCTCACGAATCCGGACTTTGTTGCCCTTTCCCGTGCCTTCGGAGGGGACGGGGCCAGCGTGCGAAGTATGGAAGATGTTCCGGCCGCCCTTGAGGCCGCTTTCGCTTCAAAGGTTCCTTTCGTGATTGATGCCTTCGTCAATCCGAATGAGCTCTACATTCCTCCCCTTCTGACCTCCCATATGGTGCTGGAGTTTGCCCGTTCCCAGATACGGAGCTTTTTTGGCAAGCCCTCTGAGGCCGAAGGGTAA
- a CDS encoding transposase, with product MKKTLKVKLAPTKEQAKSLLETIETFNDACNWISRKSFEAGTPHQMKLHHLVYFEPRERFPALTSQMIVRAIAKVSGSYRTEKKSLHSFKKQSAMEYDKRLLSFKSLSHASLATIHGRITVPLIFGHYAPLDRNKMLGQSDLTTSVGVLPESRDRCSGRNTL from the coding sequence ATGAAAAAAACATTGAAGGTCAAACTGGCCCCGACCAAAGAACAGGCCAAGTCTCTTCTGGAGACGATCGAGACGTTCAACGACGCCTGCAACTGGATTTCCAGAAAATCCTTCGAGGCCGGGACTCCTCACCAGATGAAGCTCCACCATCTGGTCTATTTTGAACCGAGGGAGAGGTTTCCCGCCCTCACCTCCCAGATGATCGTCCGGGCCATTGCCAAGGTCTCCGGCAGCTACAGGACGGAGAAGAAATCTCTCCATTCTTTCAAGAAACAATCGGCCATGGAGTATGACAAGCGTCTTCTGTCTTTCAAGTCCCTGTCCCATGCTTCTCTTGCGACCATCCACGGACGGATCACCGTTCCGTTGATCTTCGGCCATTACGCTCCGCTCGACCGGAACAAGATGCTCGGACAGTCGGATCTCACCACCTCCGTCGGAGTTCTTCCTGAATCTCGTGATCGATGTTCCGGACGGAACACCCTATGA
- a CDS encoding RNA-guided endonuclease InsQ/TnpB family protein: protein MIDVPDGTPYDPEECLGVDAGIVHLSTDSDGESFSGEGVDQVREKIHTLKKALQEKGTKNAKRHLKKVSGKEARFKKDTNHCLSKKIVSKAKGTGRGIALEDLKGFNGRTMVGKSQKERFGKWAFDQLRRFITYKAVLEGVPVVLVDPRNTSRTCSVCGHCEKDNRTSQEQFSCLTCKYTEHADINAARNIRFKAAINRPIAV, encoded by the coding sequence GTGATCGATGTTCCGGACGGAACACCCTATGACCCCGAAGAGTGTCTCGGAGTCGATGCGGGGATCGTCCATCTTTCCACCGACTCCGATGGAGAATCATTCTCCGGAGAAGGGGTGGATCAGGTTCGGGAAAAGATCCACACCCTGAAAAAAGCGCTTCAGGAGAAAGGAACGAAGAATGCCAAACGCCACCTGAAAAAAGTGTCTGGCAAAGAAGCGCGATTCAAGAAAGACACGAATCACTGTCTTTCGAAAAAGATCGTTTCCAAGGCAAAAGGCACCGGACGAGGTATTGCCCTTGAGGATCTCAAGGGATTCAACGGCCGGACAATGGTTGGAAAGAGCCAAAAGGAACGATTCGGAAAATGGGCGTTTGACCAGTTGAGACGCTTTATCACCTACAAGGCTGTTCTGGAAGGCGTTCCCGTGGTTTTGGTCGATCCACGAAACACCTCCCGCACATGCTCTGTGTGTGGACATTGCGAAAAAGACAACCGAACGTCTCAAGAGCAATTCTCCTGTTTGACCTGTAAATACACCGAACATGCGGACATCAATGCCGCACGGAACATTCGCTTCAAGGCCGCAATCAATCGGCCTATCGCAGTCTGA
- a CDS encoding toxin-antitoxin system TumE family protein encodes MVGYDNEKGKGDHRHYRDREEPYVFRTVDRLIEDFNTDVKREEQQ; translated from the coding sequence ATCGTCGGTTACGACAACGAGAAGGGAAAAGGGGATCATCGGCATTACCGGGATCGGGAAGAACCGTATGTGTTCAGAACGGTGGATCGCCTCATCGAGGACTTCAATACCGATGTGAAGCGGGAGGAACAACAATGA
- a CDS encoding HVO_A0114 family putative DNA-binding protein, which yields MRKVVIQVENLEKGLNRFKTAWETGEPQGEFVTFDSVEVLLKTITTKRWELLRVLQKNGPMGIRPLARLLGRDVKNVHSDIQPLKEIGLIEDHENGVWVPFDQIESHIVLASVA from the coding sequence ATGAGAAAAGTCGTCATTCAGGTAGAAAATCTTGAAAAAGGATTGAATCGGTTCAAAACCGCTTGGGAAACCGGAGAGCCCCAGGGGGAGTTCGTGACCTTCGATTCGGTGGAGGTTCTCTTGAAAACGATCACCACCAAACGATGGGAACTCTTGCGCGTTCTGCAAAAGAACGGCCCGATGGGCATTCGGCCCTTGGCCCGTCTTCTGGGTCGGGACGTTAAGAATGTTCATTCCGATATCCAGCCACTTAAGGAAATCGGTCTGATCGAAGATCACGAAAACGGGGTCTGGGTTCCCTTCGACCAGATTGAATCCCATATCGTCCTGGCTTCTGTGGCCTGA
- a CDS encoding zinc ribbon domain-containing protein, with protein MWKGVPVVLIDPRNTSCTCSVCGHCEKNNRKSQEYFSCLICKHTEHADINAARNIRFKAAINRPIAV; from the coding sequence ATCTGGAAGGGGGTTCCCGTGGTTCTGATTGATCCACGAAACACCTCCTGCACATGCTCTGTGTGTGGACATTGCGAAAAAAACAACCGAAAGTCTCAAGAGTATTTCTCCTGTTTGATCTGTAAACACACCGAACATGCGGACATCAATGCCGCACGGAACATTCGCTTCAAGGCCGCAATCAATCGGCCTATCGCAGTCTGA
- a CDS encoding type II toxin-antitoxin system HipA family toxin produces the protein MAVGLLAMLNGRVAFQFSKDFVKSGLQISPLTLPLMEQPTFAPIGRYSQGLPFVLAESLSDGWGRLVVDRFLGERGISPSEVGPLDRLALIGSRGMGALVYSPDLTETDRDTDTLDLGSLLAGVEQINEGKAVEVLPKLAKLGGSPGGARPKILAGIDENDRVISGTEDMPAGYVPCILKFPVKSEILGRYECETEYAYSCMARLARITIPETRLLQVGKQKAFCIQRFDRVQGVSSDRKTFGDRLHQHTLGGLLGMEPGHSVCDYKHLLSVALRLTGDKRNILSLFRQMVFNIATHNRDDHARNFSFMMDIHGTWHVSPAYDLLYSAGPAGEHSTSVMGECKKPEWQNIVSLGEEFGLSMSEMTNVIQEVGSAVQQWGELAKLSGIPKALSETISKDFQDIHSPKKRAKNTNTGHYEY, from the coding sequence ATGGCTGTCGGGCTGTTGGCAATGCTCAATGGCCGTGTAGCCTTTCAGTTCTCCAAAGATTTTGTTAAAAGCGGCTTGCAAATCTCCCCCTTGACTCTCCCTCTCATGGAGCAACCGACATTTGCTCCAATCGGAAGATATTCGCAAGGGTTGCCTTTCGTCTTGGCAGAATCCCTTTCTGATGGCTGGGGCCGGCTGGTCGTTGATCGTTTTCTTGGTGAAAGAGGGATTAGTCCTTCAGAAGTGGGCCCGCTTGACCGTCTGGCGCTTATCGGCAGCAGAGGTATGGGAGCGCTCGTATATTCTCCAGATCTGACTGAAACGGACCGTGACACAGACACACTCGATCTCGGTTCTCTTCTGGCCGGGGTGGAGCAAATCAATGAGGGCAAGGCAGTGGAAGTACTGCCAAAATTGGCCAAACTGGGGGGATCTCCTGGCGGGGCTCGGCCAAAAATTCTGGCAGGGATCGATGAGAATGACCGCGTTATCTCAGGGACAGAAGATATGCCAGCAGGATATGTTCCCTGTATTCTGAAATTTCCTGTAAAGTCCGAGATTCTTGGTCGTTATGAATGCGAAACAGAATATGCGTATTCCTGCATGGCCAGATTGGCTCGGATCACTATCCCGGAAACAAGATTGCTACAGGTGGGTAAACAAAAGGCTTTCTGCATACAAAGATTTGACCGTGTACAGGGTGTTTCCTCTGATCGGAAAACATTTGGTGACAGACTCCACCAACACACTCTTGGTGGTTTGCTTGGCATGGAGCCAGGCCATTCCGTTTGCGATTACAAACACTTGCTGTCTGTAGCTCTCAGGTTGACCGGAGACAAAAGAAACATCCTCTCCTTGTTTAGACAAATGGTTTTTAATATTGCTACCCATAATCGTGACGACCATGCGAGAAATTTCTCTTTTATGATGGACATCCATGGAACGTGGCACGTTTCTCCCGCCTACGACCTGTTGTATTCGGCGGGGCCAGCAGGAGAACACTCGACTTCTGTCATGGGTGAGTGCAAAAAACCTGAATGGCAAAATATCGTTAGCCTCGGAGAGGAATTTGGTCTTTCCATGTCGGAAATGACAAATGTGATTCAAGAGGTTGGATCAGCTGTTCAACAGTGGGGAGAATTGGCAAAGCTGAGTGGAATTCCCAAGGCCCTGTCCGAAACCATTTCCAAAGATTTTCAGGATATCCATTCCCCGAAAAAAAGAGCAAAAAACACCAACACTGGCCATTATGAATATTAG
- a CDS encoding helix-turn-helix domain-containing protein, which translates to MNTEFPVLLTEKDVLLKIAKDMQTRRIQMGFTQVDLADRSGVPEGTLKRFEQSGHISIKNLVKLAFALKKIDELATAFETKEIPDLFTLRTTPVRKRVRHKGH; encoded by the coding sequence ATGAACACGGAGTTTCCGGTTTTACTCACGGAAAAAGACGTTCTCCTGAAAATAGCAAAAGACATGCAAACCCGCAGAATCCAGATGGGATTCACTCAAGTGGATCTGGCAGACCGCTCAGGAGTCCCGGAAGGGACACTCAAGAGATTTGAGCAGTCAGGACACATATCCATTAAAAATCTTGTCAAATTGGCTTTTGCATTGAAAAAGATCGACGAACTGGCCACCGCATTCGAGACGAAAGAGATTCCGGATCTGTTCACTCTCCGAACGACTCCTGTCCGAAAGCGCGTTCGTCATAAAGGACACTGA
- a CDS encoding IS256 family transposase, with amino-acid sequence MANIDVTLNPDLLTNLLSDSGEGMKKLVESVLNQVLEAQMVDHLGADRHERSSDRTGYRNGYRERQLTTRVGTLILRVPQTRDGNFSTDLFRRYQRSEQALVLALMEMVVQGVSTRKVTHITEELCGATFSKSTVSSLATGLSARVNHWRNRRLNGLYPFLLLDALVIHVRKDESVVPVAALIATGISEDGQREILGLTLGDSENEASWDDMLRDLKSRGLSGVDLVVSDDHKGLKKAVQRHFQGVRWQRCQVHFLRNLLGHAPASQRGPLALALGRLFRADTKEEARAIKNEILETFEKKAPKSMDCLEEGFEESLTILSFPRKYRVRLRSTNSQERLNEEVRRRERVIRIFPNEDSAIRLIGALLSEFHEQWSTGKKYFDMAEYWEWKKQEPFKTPSLLSVVE; translated from the coding sequence ATGGCCAATATTGACGTTACCCTGAATCCGGATCTTTTGACAAATCTTTTGTCCGATAGTGGCGAAGGAATGAAAAAACTGGTCGAATCGGTCTTGAATCAGGTTCTGGAAGCCCAGATGGTTGACCACCTGGGAGCAGATCGGCATGAACGATCGAGCGATCGGACGGGATATCGAAACGGGTATCGGGAACGGCAACTGACGACCCGGGTGGGAACGCTGATCCTTCGGGTTCCCCAAACCCGGGACGGAAATTTCTCGACCGATCTGTTCCGTCGCTACCAGCGTTCCGAACAAGCTCTGGTTCTGGCTCTGATGGAGATGGTGGTCCAGGGGGTCTCGACCCGCAAAGTCACGCATATCACGGAAGAGTTGTGCGGCGCGACATTTTCGAAGTCCACGGTGAGTTCTTTGGCCACGGGGCTTTCGGCCCGGGTTAACCATTGGCGAAACCGTCGTCTGAATGGTCTGTATCCCTTTCTTCTGCTGGATGCCCTGGTGATCCATGTCCGAAAGGATGAGAGCGTGGTGCCGGTCGCCGCATTGATTGCGACCGGCATCTCGGAAGATGGACAGCGGGAGATCCTGGGACTGACGTTGGGAGACAGCGAGAACGAAGCTTCCTGGGACGACATGCTGCGGGATCTCAAGAGCCGGGGACTGTCTGGGGTGGATCTGGTGGTCTCCGATGACCACAAAGGGCTGAAAAAAGCCGTTCAGAGACATTTTCAAGGGGTTCGATGGCAACGATGCCAGGTCCATTTTCTCCGCAACCTTCTGGGTCATGCCCCGGCCTCCCAACGAGGGCCTCTGGCGCTGGCCCTGGGACGGCTGTTTCGGGCCGATACCAAAGAAGAAGCCCGAGCGATCAAGAACGAAATTTTGGAGACTTTTGAGAAGAAGGCCCCCAAGTCGATGGATTGTCTCGAAGAAGGATTTGAGGAATCGCTCACGATTTTGTCCTTTCCCCGGAAATATCGTGTCAGGCTCAGAAGCACGAACTCCCAGGAGAGACTGAATGAAGAGGTCCGGAGACGGGAACGGGTGATCCGGATCTTCCCCAACGAAGACTCGGCCATCCGACTCATTGGAGCCCTTCTTTCGGAATTCCACGAACAATGGAGCACGGGAAAGAAGTATTTCGACATGGCCGAATATTGGGAGTGGAAGAAACAGGAACCTTTCAAAACGCCCTCTCTTCTTTCGGTGGTCGAATGA